DNA from Campylobacter sp. RM5004:
CTATCAGCTATTATAATATCGCACTCTTCAAGACCTTCAACACTATCTATTTCTTTATAAACAATATTTAATTTTTGCAAACTAAGACTAATCAATCTTGAAATTGCTGGATTTTTGTTTATTAATATAGCTTTCATTTCACCTTCCTAACTAATAAATAATTCAAGTTGTTTAAACACTTTCAATACTAATTCTTTAAAATAAAATAAAATTGTAGCTAAAATTGTCATCAAAACAATAAATGCGACAGTTATTTTTATAGGGTAGCCTACCACTAAAAGGTTAAATTGTGGCATAGTTTTCATAAGTAAGCCAAATACAAAATCACTAAGCATAGATATAGCAATAATAGGAAATGCCAAACTAAGCCCTATTAAATATATATCTTTTACCTCAAGCATAATTTGATTAAACCAAACATTACTTAACATAAAATCACCTAATAAAACACTATCTAAACTCTTAGCCCAAAACATTAAAACTAAATGATGTCCATCATAAGCTAAAAATAATAATAACGCTAAAAGTGAAATAAAATGTCCTATGATAGGTGTATTTGCACCAGTATTTGGGTCAAGCACACTTGCCATAGAAAAACCCATAATAAAACTAATATGCTCTCCACACATTTGCAAAATCGCAAATGTAAGCTGCAAACATAATCCTGCAATTAAACCAAAGATTAGCTCCATAACAATTGCATAGGTTATTAAATTAGGAGTTATGTTTGTATGTGCTAATGGATAAAAAAAGAAAACTAAAATTATAATAAAACTAGTTTTAATAATCACAGGAATTTGCAAATGTGAATAAAAAGGAAAAAATAAGCAAAGACCACTCATTCTTGCTAATAGCAACATAAACAAAACTATATTTTGTTCGCTAAATAATCTTACGAGTTCCATTCTTGAATAATTTGCTCTAATTCGTCAATACATTCATCACAAGATTTGTAGATTACATTAGAAAATAAACATTCATCTATATATTTATTTTTTTCTAAATTTATTAAAATATTTTTTGATTTTGCAAATCTTAGTAAGGAATTAATGTTTATAACTGCTCCGCTTGTTCCTATGATAATAGCCAAATCATCTTCTTTAAGATTATAAAAAGTTGAATATAATTCAGCATAAAATGGTGCATGTTCTCCAAAAAATACAACGCTTGGCTTCATCATCTTACTTTGACATTTTTTACAATTTCCGAATTCAAATTCCAAATCATCTTCAAGATTTAATCTAATTTCATCACCACAATTAACACAATGCAATTCTAATAATTTTCCATGCAAATGAATAACGTTTTTACAACCTGCACGCTCTAATAAATCATCAACATTTTGAGTAAAATTAATAACTTCAAATCTATTTGATAATTCAGCTATTTTTTCATGCATTTTATTAGGTTTTACTTTTTTTAACTCTAGCCTTCTTTTATTGTAAAACTCATGAACTAAATCATAATTTTTAAGCCAAGTTTCATAATTACAAACCACATCTAAATCATACTGCTCCCAAAGACCATTATTATCTCTAAATGTGCTTAAGCCCGATGGAGCACTAAGCCCTGCTCCACTTAAAAACACTAATTTACCCATTGCTAATCCTTAGGATATCATCACACATTAATGCTAAACTTTCATCATGTGTGATTAAAAATAATGCTGAATTATTATTTTTAACATAATCAATTAGCAACTTCATAGCTATTTTTGCATTATTTGGATCAAGATTTCCCGTTGGCTCATCTGCAAAAATAATTTTAGGTTTTTTACAAAGAACCCTTGCAATGCTAATTCTTTGCTGTTCTCCACCACTTAATTCATTTGCTTTTTTGTTTAAAATACTTCTAATTCCCAAAAAATCAATAATATTTTCATCTATTTTTTGATTTGATAAAACACTTGCTAACTCAATGTTCTCGTAAGCTAAAAATCCTTTAAAAAGATAATGTTGCTGAAAGATAATTCCAAAATCATTTCTTCTTATTTTTAATCTTTCGTCTTCGCTTATTTTATAAATATTATTACCTTTATAAAAAACTTCGCCTTTATCTGGTTCTAAAAGTGTTGATAAAATATGTAATAAAGTAGATTTACCACAACCACTTCTGCCTAAAACCGCTAAAGTTTGTTGTGGCTTTAAAGTTAAATTTAAATTATCAAACAAAACGGCATCATATTTTTTATAAATGCCGTTTGCTTGTAACATTAATTACCCATTTGAGCTGCAACTTCTGCTGCAAAATCTTCGTTTTTCTTCTCTAAGCCTTCGCCTACTTCGTATTTAACAAAGCTTTCAATTACTAATTCATCTTTTAATTCAGCTGATTTATCAGCAATTACTTGCTCTACAGTTTTTTTATCATCCATTACATAAAATTGTCCCATTAATGTAAGGCGAGAATCAAGTATAGAGTTATCAGCTATAAATCTAGCCATTTGACCAGGAATGATTTTATCCCAAATTTGCTCAGGTTTATTTTGAGCTTTTAATTCAGCTTTAATATCTTCTTCAGCTTGCTTTAAAACTACATCAGTGATTTGTAATCTACTTGCAAATTGTGGAATTTTATGAAGTGGCTTTTTAAGGCGAACTAATTCTTCATTTTCTTTTTCAAGTTCAGCACATAAAGCTCTATATTCTGATTCTACGAAATCTTTATCTAATTCTTTATAGCTTAAAACACTTGGTTTCATTGCAGCAATATGCATGCAAAGTTGTTTTAAAAATTCTTCTACTTTTTCTTTATTTGCTGCGTTATTAAATTTAGCTTTTACGATAACACCTACACGACCATTTGTGTGTAAATATCCACTTAAAGCTTCATTTCCACTAGCTTTTAAAGTAGCAAATCTTCTTACAACTAGGTTTTCTCCTATTGTTGCAATTTGATTTTTTAAATAATCTTCAAATTTAGCACCATCAATAGAACTATTTAATAAGCCTTCAACATCGCTAACGCCACTTACTTGAACTTGTTCTACTGTTTTATTTACTAAATCCACAAATTTATCGTTTTTAGCAACGAAATCTGTTTCTGAGTTTATTTCTACTAAACTAGCTAGATTAGCACTAATTTTAACGCCTACTAATCCTTCAGCTGCTAATCTATCTGCTTTTTTAGCTGCTTTACTTAAGCCTTTTTCTCTTAAGTATTCAACAGCTTTTTGCATATCTCCACCACACTCTTTAAGAGCGTTTTTGCAATCCATCATTCCAGCACCTGTGCTTTCGCGCAGGTCTTTTACCATAGCTGCTGTAATTTCTGCCATTATTCTTCTCCTTCCATCATAGCTTCTTCAAGAACTTCTTGTTTTTCATCTTCGCTAATTTCAGCTTTTTCAACTACTTCACCATCTTGCTCTCTTAAAGCTTTACCTTCTAGAATAGCTTCGCACATTTCTTGGCAGAATAATTGAACTGAGCGAATAGCATCATCATTACCTGGGATAGGAAAATCTACAACATCAGGATCACAGTTAGTATCAATCGGTGCAACTACTGGGATTTTTAATCTATTTGCTTCTGCAACCGCAATTCTTTCTTTTACTGTATCAATTACAAAAATCATATCAGGGCGAGTTTTAAGATCTCTAATACCACCTAAATAGTCTAGTAATTTTTCTTTTTTTCTGTTTAACATTAATGCTTCTTTTTTAGTTAAAAGATTAATGCTTCCATCTTCTTGCATACTTTCAATAACTTCAAGTTTTCTGATTGATTGGCGAATAGTTTCGAAGTTTGTCATCATACCGCCTAACCATCTGTGATTTACATACGGCATTCCACATTTAATAGCGTATTCTTTAATAGCATCAGTAGCTTGTTTTTTTGTTCCAACAAATAAAATTATTTTACCTTCAGCTGCTGCATCACGAACGATATTGTATGTATATCTAAAATATCTAATTGTTTTTTGTAAATCAATTACATAAATACCTTTTCTCTCACCAAAAATGAATTTTTTCATTTTAGGATTCCAGCGTCTTGTTTGATGCCCGAAGTGCACACCACATTCTAATAAATCTCTCATTGTAACCATAGGTTTCTCCTTAAAAAATTGTTTTTACCTCCACACCCAAATACAACTAAAGTTGCAACAAATAAGGATTGGTGTGTGTGAAATAAGCTGTTATTTTAACTATTTAAAAGTAAATATAGAGTTATTTTATTATTTTTCTTCTTTTATAATGCTTGTAAGATTAGTTATTGAAAAAATATTATATCCATTATCATGGCTATAATTTAATTTTAATTTATGAGCTTCTAAGATTGTATTTACAACATAAAGCCCTAAACCGAATGAATTTGAAGCTTTAGTTCCACCTTGTGTAAAGGGCTCAAGATAATATTCTATATTTTTTTCTAATTTCTTACCTTTGTTATAAAATTTTATACTCTCTTGACAAATTATAACCTTTACAGCGTTATCATCTGAATATTTAATTGCATTATCTAATAAATTTTTTACAGCAGTTGTAAATAGCTTAAAATCTACATAAACTAAAAAAGTATTATCTATAATTATATTTATTTTTTCATTTTCTAATAAAAGCATTTCCTTAGCTTCGTTAAAAATATGAGTTATAGAGATTTTTTTTGGGTTTTTTGCTACTCCACTTGTGATTTGCTCTACTGCTGCTAACTCGTCAATTAATATAACCATTCTATCAAATACATTTATTAATCTTTGCTTAAATTTCGTGTCTTCAAGCATTTCAGCAGTAATTCTACCTTTTGTAATAGGAGTTTTTAATTCGTGCATTATATTTCTTAAAAAAAATTGCCTTGAAGTATTTAAATCTTTAATTTTTTTAATAGCTTGATAAAAGGCATCAGAAACTTGAGAAATCTCATCGCTACCTTTACTAATATTTTCTATATTATCTAAATCATTATTTGCAAATTTTGTAATTTGTCTTTTTAGTCTTCTAATAGGTCTTAATTTTCCTATAACGAATATATAACTAATTAGTAAAACCAAAATAACAATACATAAAATAATTTGAATACTCATATATCTATATGAATTAAAATTAGTATCTTCATATAAAAATTCTTTATCATTTGCCATTATATACAAGTAATTCTTTCCATTATTTGTAAGAATTTTACTAGTTCCTAGGTTATTGCTATCTTCTGCAAGTATAATTGAATCGCTAATTATGTTTCTTTTATTATCTTTGCTAATTAGCTTTAATTTAAATTGCTTTTGTTTATTATCAAATTCTTCTTTTGTTATTGAATCGTTTAATTCTTGAAGTTTTAAGTTTGCTAGATAAGAGTATTTTGCATTTAGCTCATTTGAATAATTAATCTTATCATAATTAATAAGCCAAATAAACGCTACTCCTATCGTAGAACTTGCTAGTATAAAAATAAATGTTATTACATAAAAAATACTAGATTTCATTGTGTAAGCTTATAGCCAATTCCTCTAATTGCGTGAATATGAGTTGGAGTTTTGCTATCATCGCTTATTTTTTGACGAATTCTTGAAATAATTACATCTATACTTTTATTTGAACTCTCTTCATTAATTGATGAGCAATTATATATAAGCTCTTCACGGCTTACAACTCCACCTTCTTTTTTAATCAAATAGCTTAATATATCAAACTCTGCATTTGTTAATACTAATTCTTTACCTTTAAAATAGATAGCATGCTTAAACTCATCATATTCTAAAGTCTTATTTGAATGTTCATTTGCACTTATTTGAATTTGCTCAAATCTTCTTAAATGAGAAGTAATTCTTGCTTTTAATTCTTTTGGATCATAAGGCTTTGGTAAATAATCATCAGCCCCTAATTCTAAAGCTTCTACTTTGTCGTTTATATCATGTCTTGCTGATGAAACTATTATAGGACTTGTATGTTTTTTTCTAATCTCTTTACACACTTCAAGACCATCCATACCAGGTAAAGTCAAATCTAAAATAATTAAATCATAGGTAGTAAGATTTAATTTAGATAATCCTATATAAGGTTCATCTGCTACATCAACTTTCATATCGTATTGTTCTAAATACTCTTTTAAAATCTCTGCTAATTCTAAATCATCTTCTATCATTAATATTTTAGTCATTTTTGCTCCTTTAAAGAATTACTTTGTTAGAAATTACAATAATTTATATTCTCAAATTCCTATTTCAAATTCCGAGTAATTTTAATAATTAATTTCTAAAATATAGATTGTATAGAACTTAGTTAAATTATTGTAAATTTAAAAAGTTTTTAACCATATATAAATATGGTTAAAAATCAAAATTAGCTCTTAACTGCGCTTCCTAAATCCCACATAGGCATAAAAATACCTAAAGCAAGGAATAAAACCATACCTGCAATAAAAAGCATAAGAATAGGCTCAATATAGCTTGATAAGTTATCAATAATATTATTAAATCTTTCTTTGTAATATGCAGTTACCTTTTCAAGCATTGCATCTAGCTGACCGCTGGCTTCTCCTGCTTTAATCATTTGAATTAGCATATTTTCATACAATTCAGTTTCTTTAAAAGCTTCTGTTAAACTAAGACCTCTTGAAATTGAAACCTTGGTTGCATTTAATTTATTTTTCATAGTTGTATTCGCTATCGTTCTAAGAGAAGTATCTAGAGCATCTGCAATAGGAATACCTGCTCTTACTAATTCTGTAAAAATTAGATTAAATCTACTCATAGTTGCAAATAAAATAATCTTACCTATCAAATAGGTCTTAAGTGCATATTTATCAACTAAAGCCTTATAATTATCGTTAATTCTATAAAATCTTCTACTTGCAAATATACCACCTATTAAAACAGCTAAAACATATAAACCATAATTTCTTAAAGTATGTTCTATAAATAATAATGCCTTAGTTGCAGGTGGTAGATTAGCACCTAATTGTTCAAATATTTCTTTAAATTGCGGAACAACAACAAGCATTAATATAGTAAATGCAATTGCAATTGCTGTAACAACTATAATAGGATATCTTAAAGCTTTTTTAAACTTTTGTTGATTGTCATATAATTCTTGTAAAATTTCTGCAAGTTTTTTTAAGCTCTCACCTAATTTACCAGTACTCTCACCAAGTTTTACCATAGCTAGAGTAATATCTCCTAATTCAGCCTGAAAAGGCTCTAAAGATAAACTTATACTAAGACCTGCGTTTAAGTCTTCATAAACTTTAGAAAATATTTCTTTTACTCTTTTGTTAGCACTAGAATTTGCAACTTCTCTTACACTATCATGGATAGAAATACCAGCACCTGCCATAACTCCTAATTGGTTTATAGAAGCTATTAAATCCGGTAGTTTTATTGTAGGTTTAAAAAAAGATAGATTTTTTAACCTATCAACTGCTCCTATAAGAGAAACGGTTTGAACTTCGCCAGCTTTTACAATACGACCTAAATTTCTATTTTTAGCTTGCTCTACCGCACTTGCTTTATTTTGTG
Protein-coding regions in this window:
- a CDS encoding ABC transporter ATP-binding protein, with the translated sequence MLQANGIYKKYDAVLFDNLNLTLKPQQTLAVLGRSGCGKSTLLHILSTLLEPDKGEVFYKGNNIYKISEDERLKIRRNDFGIIFQQHYLFKGFLAYENIELASVLSNQKIDENIIDFLGIRSILNKKANELSGGEQQRISIARVLCKKPKIIFADEPTGNLDPNNAKIAMKLLIDYVKNNNSALFLITHDESLALMCDDILRISNG
- a CDS encoding type II secretion system F family protein, producing the protein MKKFQVEYISKGQKKVLTLTAQNKASAVEQAKNRNLGRIVKAGEVQTVSLIGAVDRLKNLSFFKPTIKLPDLIASINQLGVMAGAGISIHDSVREVANSSANKRVKEIFSKVYEDLNAGLSISLSLEPFQAELGDITLAMVKLGESTGKLGESLKKLAEILQELYDNQQKFKKALRYPIIVVTAIAIAFTILMLVVVPQFKEIFEQLGANLPPATKALLFIEHTLRNYGLYVLAVLIGGIFASRRFYRINDNYKALVDKYALKTYLIGKIILFATMSRFNLIFTELVRAGIPIADALDTSLRTIANTTMKNKLNATKVSISRGLSLTEAFKETELYENMLIQMIKAGEASGQLDAMLEKVTAYYKERFNNIIDNLSSYIEPILMLFIAGMVLFLALGIFMPMWDLGSAVKS
- the fliR gene encoding flagellar biosynthetic protein FliR, encoding MELVRLFSEQNIVLFMLLLARMSGLCLFFPFYSHLQIPVIIKTSFIIILVFFFYPLAHTNITPNLITYAIVMELIFGLIAGLCLQLTFAILQMCGEHISFIMGFSMASVLDPNTGANTPIIGHFISLLALLLFLAYDGHHLVLMFWAKSLDSVLLGDFMLSNVWFNQIMLEVKDIYLIGLSLAFPIIAISMLSDFVFGLLMKTMPQFNLLVVGYPIKITVAFIVLMTILATILFYFKELVLKVFKQLELFIS
- a CDS encoding response regulator transcription factor; protein product: MTKILMIEDDLELAEILKEYLEQYDMKVDVADEPYIGLSKLNLTTYDLIILDLTLPGMDGLEVCKEIRKKHTSPIIVSSARHDINDKVEALELGADDYLPKPYDPKELKARITSHLRRFEQIQISANEHSNKTLEYDEFKHAIYFKGKELVLTNAEFDILSYLIKKEGGVVSREELIYNCSSINEESSNKSIDVIISRIRQKISDDSKTPTHIHAIRGIGYKLTQ
- a CDS encoding ArsS family sensor histidine kinase, with translation MKSSIFYVITFIFILASSTIGVAFIWLINYDKINYSNELNAKYSYLANLKLQELNDSITKEEFDNKQKQFKLKLISKDNKRNIISDSIILAEDSNNLGTSKILTNNGKNYLYIMANDKEFLYEDTNFNSYRYMSIQIILCIVILVLLISYIFVIGKLRPIRRLKRQITKFANNDLDNIENISKGSDEISQVSDAFYQAIKKIKDLNTSRQFFLRNIMHELKTPITKGRITAEMLEDTKFKQRLINVFDRMVILIDELAAVEQITSGVAKNPKKISITHIFNEAKEMLLLENEKINIIIDNTFLVYVDFKLFTTAVKNLLDNAIKYSDDNAVKVIICQESIKFYNKGKKLEKNIEYYLEPFTQGGTKASNSFGLGLYVVNTILEAHKLKLNYSHDNGYNIFSITNLTSIIKEEK
- the rpsB gene encoding 30S ribosomal protein S2 — translated: MVTMRDLLECGVHFGHQTRRWNPKMKKFIFGERKGIYVIDLQKTIRYFRYTYNIVRDAAAEGKIILFVGTKKQATDAIKEYAIKCGMPYVNHRWLGGMMTNFETIRQSIRKLEVIESMQEDGSINLLTKKEALMLNRKKEKLLDYLGGIRDLKTRPDMIFVIDTVKERIAVAEANRLKIPVVAPIDTNCDPDVVDFPIPGNDDAIRSVQLFCQEMCEAILEGKALREQDGEVVEKAEISEDEKQEVLEEAMMEGEE
- the tsf gene encoding translation elongation factor Ts, with amino-acid sequence MAEITAAMVKDLRESTGAGMMDCKNALKECGGDMQKAVEYLREKGLSKAAKKADRLAAEGLVGVKISANLASLVEINSETDFVAKNDKFVDLVNKTVEQVQVSGVSDVEGLLNSSIDGAKFEDYLKNQIATIGENLVVRRFATLKASGNEALSGYLHTNGRVGVIVKAKFNNAANKEKVEEFLKQLCMHIAAMKPSVLSYKELDKDFVESEYRALCAELEKENEELVRLKKPLHKIPQFASRLQITDVVLKQAEEDIKAELKAQNKPEQIWDKIIPGQMARFIADNSILDSRLTLMGQFYVMDDKKTVEQVIADKSAELKDELVIESFVKYEVGEGLEKKNEDFAAEVAAQMGN
- a CDS encoding NAD-dependent deacetylase, producing MGKLVFLSGAGLSAPSGLSTFRDNNGLWEQYDLDVVCNYETWLKNYDLVHEFYNKRRLELKKVKPNKMHEKIAELSNRFEVINFTQNVDDLLERAGCKNVIHLHGKLLELHCVNCGDEIRLNLEDDLEFEFGNCKKCQSKMMKPSVVFFGEHAPFYAELYSTFYNLKEDDLAIIIGTSGAVININSLLRFAKSKNILINLEKNKYIDECLFSNVIYKSCDECIDELEQIIQEWNS